The following proteins are encoded in a genomic region of Streptomyces collinus Tu 365:
- a CDS encoding TetR/AcrR family transcriptional regulator, translating into MSRDATPPAPPGLREAKKQETRQLISDVATDLFLSQGFEQTTIAEIAAAARVAKKTVTNYFPRKEDLALDHQDTFVASLAATVSGRQAGESVLTALRRAFADAAAAADPVAGFSGPGFAHMIADSPTLSARLRELHDLREAALAAALADTTGTPRGDITPRTAAALLGAVHRTLFQRIQELTLAGQDNAGISATVIAEADRAFGLLESSLADYASVGTAGSPPRAVTRPDREPKKP; encoded by the coding sequence AGCGAAGAAGCAAGAGACCCGGCAGCTCATCTCCGATGTCGCCACCGACCTGTTCCTCAGTCAGGGCTTCGAGCAGACCACCATCGCCGAGATCGCCGCCGCCGCGCGGGTGGCGAAGAAGACGGTGACCAACTACTTCCCGCGCAAAGAGGACCTGGCCCTGGACCACCAGGACACCTTCGTCGCGTCCCTGGCCGCTACGGTGAGCGGCCGTCAGGCAGGCGAGTCCGTCCTGACCGCCCTGCGCCGTGCCTTCGCCGACGCGGCCGCCGCAGCCGACCCGGTCGCCGGATTCTCCGGCCCCGGTTTCGCCCACATGATCGCCGACAGCCCCACCCTCTCGGCCCGCCTGCGTGAGCTGCACGACCTGCGAGAGGCCGCCTTGGCCGCCGCCTTGGCGGACACCACCGGCACACCCCGCGGCGACATCACCCCCCGCACCGCCGCCGCCCTGCTCGGCGCCGTACACCGCACCCTGTTCCAGCGCATCCAGGAACTCACCCTCGCCGGCCAGGACAACGCCGGAATCTCCGCCACCGTCATCGCGGAGGCGGACCGCGCCTTCGGCCTGCTGGAGTCCTCGCTCGCCGACTACGCCTCGGTCGGTACGGCCGGCAGCCCACCGCGGGCCGTCACGCGGCCCGACAGGGAACCGAAGAAGCCATAA
- a CDS encoding zinc-dependent alcohol dehydrogenase family protein, with translation MSSSMRALVAVKAGEPTDVLRLESLPVPAPEAGQALIRVTAAPIHASDLHVLRGRYGFSLDFPAVGGHMECVGRVATLGPDTEGPNAGERVVVAAIPAVPGPPVAGTWQEYLVIDARRLLPVPDQLSDSTACQLAVNPLTALLLVTRELDAQPGEWLLQTAAGSTVGRLVIQLCRHLGIRTINVVRRRGAVEEITALGGDEVICTEDEDLVQRVAEIAGPAGVRKAVDCVAGPVGAQVSQALAPGGELVVYGALSTHRQTDPAALTIPLQARSVIYETKTVRGFWLNRWFGTTSPEIALRALARVRDLVADEVLSIPQGRPFPLQRFAEAVTLAEAPAHGTKPLFVLEDDRAENGNQRAAG, from the coding sequence ATGTCCTCTTCCATGCGTGCGCTCGTGGCCGTGAAGGCCGGTGAGCCCACCGACGTCCTGCGGCTGGAATCCCTGCCCGTTCCCGCCCCGGAAGCCGGGCAGGCACTGATCCGGGTGACCGCGGCCCCGATCCACGCCAGTGATCTGCACGTGCTGCGCGGCCGCTACGGCTTTTCCCTCGACTTCCCCGCTGTCGGCGGTCACATGGAATGCGTGGGCCGGGTCGCGACCCTGGGCCCGGACACCGAGGGGCCAAACGCCGGCGAGCGGGTGGTGGTCGCCGCGATCCCGGCGGTGCCCGGACCCCCCGTCGCAGGCACCTGGCAGGAGTACCTCGTCATCGACGCCCGAAGGCTCCTGCCGGTACCCGACCAGCTGAGCGACTCCACCGCCTGCCAACTCGCCGTCAACCCCTTGACCGCGCTGCTCCTCGTGACGCGGGAACTCGATGCGCAGCCGGGCGAATGGCTGCTGCAGACGGCCGCCGGCTCCACCGTGGGCCGCCTGGTCATTCAGCTGTGCCGGCATCTGGGGATCCGCACGATCAACGTCGTGCGGCGACGCGGCGCCGTCGAGGAGATCACAGCGCTCGGCGGGGACGAGGTCATCTGTACCGAGGACGAAGACCTGGTGCAGCGTGTGGCCGAGATCGCCGGACCGGCCGGCGTGCGCAAGGCCGTCGACTGTGTCGCGGGCCCCGTCGGCGCCCAGGTCTCCCAGGCACTGGCCCCGGGAGGGGAGCTGGTGGTCTACGGCGCGCTCTCCACCCACCGGCAGACCGACCCCGCGGCACTGACCATCCCGCTGCAGGCACGCTCGGTCATCTACGAGACCAAAACAGTCCGCGGCTTCTGGCTGAACCGCTGGTTCGGCACCACCTCACCCGAAATCGCGCTGCGCGCGCTGGCCCGAGTCCGCGACCTCGTCGCCGACGAGGTGCTCAGCATCCCCCAAGGGCGCCCCTTCCCGCTCCAACGATTCGCCGAAGCCGTCACGCTCGCCGAAGCACCCGCACACGGCACCAAGCCCCTGTTCGTCCTCGAAGACGACCGGGCCGAGAACGGAAATCAGAGAGCGGCCGGGTAG